CGGCGGCACTGACCGCCCGCTGACCCGCCGCGCCCAGCGGCACGCCGGTCGCCTGCCAGAACTCCCGCACCCGGTCGGCTGCACCCAGCGGTCCCGGATGACCCAGGAGCAGCACGGCCGTCAGCGGCAGGGTCACGGGCGGCACGGTCAGCGGCAGCAGGCGCTTGCCCCGGCCGTCGCGGGCCACGGGTCCGTCGCCGCCCAGCAGTTCCGGCGCGAAACGGGCCAGACTGTCATCCAGGGCGCGGAGGGTGCGGTCCAGACCGGCCACCTGCCCGTCCGGGCCGATCCAGGCGCGGTCCTCGGCCAGGACCGTCCAGCCGGCCGCCCGCAGGCGCAGGCAGGCAGTCGTCTTGCCCGCCCCGCTGGGCCCCGTGACGGCCACCACCCCGCCGTGCCCGGCGATCAGCGCGGCGTGCAGCGGCACCCAGCCGGCCGCGCGGTGCGCCTCGGTGAAGGCCAGTGCCCACAGGTCCTGCCCGGCTCCCTGCGGCGCGCAGGTCAGGACGCTCAGGTCCGCGCCCAGCCGAACGTGCAGGCGACCACCGAGCCACAGCTCATCCCCGAGCACCTGCGCGTGCGCCTTTCCGTCCGGCAGCGTCACTTCCCGCGTGACCGCCCCGGGTGGAACGGGGGGCGACGTTCCCACCTGCACTTCGACACGTCGGGCCACTGCGGCGTGCTCCTGGGGACCGCAGCCCAGGCCCCAGGCGTGCCGCAGGGCGTCCTCCCAGGCGGGCGGCACGTGCGGCGCGCAGGTGACCAGGGCGTCCAGGCTGGCCCAGCCGGCCGCATCCGGGCGTGACAGCGCGTCGGCCACGCGTCAGCCCGGCCGGATCAGGTCCCGGACGGCCAGGTCGTTCAGGACGGCCCGGACATCCGCCTGCGCCTGATGGCCGGGCAGGTCGAACGTTGCAGCCAGCAGCGCGGTCAGGGTCTCCTCGGTCGCGGGGAGGGCCTGCCACAGCAGCCGCCCGGCCGGGTTCAGGCTGAACATCTCGCTCCGGCCGGCGTGCATCAGGACCAGTTCATCGTCCAGATCGGTGACCAGCACATCCTCGTTTCCCTGCCACATGACAGGCAGGGTAGCGCAGCGGCGCGCCGCGGGCATCAGGTGACTGACTGACCTTGACGGGGCCGGGGCTGGCGCGAGATTCTGCCACTGAATTCTGAACAAACCATGACAGTCAGACCTTAAGGTAACCGCCGCTTCGTCCGCTGCCATGCGACTTCCAGCTCCATCTTCACCCCGCACGCCCTGCTTCCCGGGGGCTGTGAGGCTGCACCGACGTGCGTTCCGAATTCTTCACCGGTACCACCCAGGAGTCCGAATGAACCACGCCCCACCGTCCACCCCCACTTCCGCCCACCAGCCGACCCCGCCGCGCCGCTACGAACCGCCGCGCGTGCAGGACCTCGGCGCGTGGCAGGCCGTCACCCTGATCGGGTCCGTCGGCTTCAACCGTTTCCCCGGCATGCCGGGACAGGAGAACAACCGTGGCTCGTACTGAATCCCGCGCCCTGCTGCTCGCCGGCCTGCTCGCCCTGAGCGGCTGCGCCACCACTGACGCCCCCACCGCCGCCCCGACTTCCACCCCCAGCGCCGCCCGCGTGCTGGGCCTGTACGAACTGCGCGTGAACGGCCTGAGCGGCCCGTCCGCCCAGGCGACCGTCCGGCCCGCCAGCGGGCTGAGTACACAGGCGGCCGAGGTCACGGGCGGCCTGAGCTTCACCCGGACCAGCATGTCCAACCTCGTGGACGAGACGAACCGCGTGGTCCACATGACCGCCACCTTCACCGTCACGAACACCACCCAGACGCCCATCACGCTGCCCACCTACATTCCCGTGGACACCGCCGGGACCGGCGGCACCAGCGGCAGCACGCCCTTCGGCGAGGTCCGTACCCGCACCGGCGTGCCCGTCAGCGCGACCGGCATGCAGGTCGAGGTCGCCCACCAGCTCTCGGGCGGCACCATCCAGGCCGACCCGAACGCCACTCCCCTGCGCAGCGGACTGGATACCGGCGGCCTGCAGGTCACCACGCCCGCCGGGCAGAGCGTCGCGGGCCTCAGCCACCAGGGCTGGGAAGGCGGCGTACTCGCGCCCGGGGCGTCCCAGACGATCAGCTTCGCGGCGCGCGTTCCCCTGCAGGGCACGCAGATCAGCGACGCCGACCCCTTCGCGTTCAAGCTGGTGTTCGCCGTGGCCGACGCGCCCGGACAGGTCGCCCTGACCAACGTCGCCAGCGTGCAGGGCAGCACGCCCAGCGGGGACGCCGCCACGCCCGTCAGCGGCCAGAGCGTCACGGTCGAGGGCGTGGTCACGGCCGCGTTCAACGCGTCCCTGCAGGGTTTCTTCCTGCAGGAGGAAGGCATCGACGCGGACGGTGACGCCACCACCAGCGACGGCGTGTTCGTGTACTGCGGTACGGCCGGCTGCCCCGGCGTGAACGTCGGGGACCGCGTCCGCGTGACCGGCACCGCTGCCGAATTCAACGCCGCCACCCAGATCACGACCACGGCGGCCAGCGTCACCACCCTCGCCAGCGGTGTGGCCCTGCCGGACGCGCAGACGCTGACCCTGCCGCTGAACGTCACGGCCCGTGAGCGTCTCGAAGGCATGCGCGTCAGCGTGAGCGGGAAGGTCACGAACAACTTCCCGCTGGGCCGTTTCGGGAGTTTCGACATCGCCGACGACCGCGTGCCGAACTTCACGCAGCTGAACGCACCGGACGTGGCCGCGTACGCCGCGTACCAGACGGACTTCAAGAACCGCTACATCCGCATTGACGACGGCAACCGCCAGCAGAACCCCGACCCGGAAATCTTCGCGCGCGGCGGCCAGAACCTGAGCGCCGCGAACACCCTGCGCGGCGGCGACACGGTGCAGGCCACCGGCGTCCTCACCTGGAGCAACGACAGCGGCACCCTGACCAGCGGCGGCAGCCTCTACACCTACCGCGTCCTGGCTGGCCAGAGCGACGTGCAGGTCACCGCCAGCAACCCCCGCCTGAGCGCCCCGGAAGCCGTGGGGGGCACCCTGCGCGTCGGCGCGATGAACGTCCTGAACTACTTCACGTCCCTCGTCACGAGCAACACGGGCTGCACGCCCAACGGCGTGGGCGGCAGCGCAGCCCGGGGCGCGAACACCTGCGAGGAGTTCCTGCGCCAGCAGGACAAGATCGTGGCGGCCATCAGCGGCCTGAACGCCGACGTGCTGAACCTGATGGAAATCCAGAACGACTTCGACAAGGGCACCAACAGCTCCGTGGCGTGGCTCGTCAACGCCCTGAACACGAAACTCGGGGCGGGCACGTACGCCTACGTGAACCCCGGCGCGAAGGTCGGCACGGACGCCATCAGCCTCGCCATGATCTACAAGCCGGCTGCCGTCACGCCCGTCGGGAACCTCGCGATCCTGAACAACACCTTCGACCCGAACTACGCCGACACCTGCAACCGTCCCACCTGGGCGCAGACCTTCCAGAGCAACGCGAACGGCGGGCGCTTCACGGCCGTGGCCATGCACCTCAAGAGCAAGGGCAGCGCCTGCGCCGCCACCAGCGACGCCGACATCGGCGACGGGCAGGGCAACGGCTACAAGGCGCGGCGCAACGCCGCGACCGCCATCGCCAACTGGCTGGACACCAACCCCACCGGCATCACCGAGGATGACCGCATCCTGATGGGCGACTACAACGCCTACGCCGGCGAGGAACCCCTGACCATCCTGGCTGGCCGAGGGTACGCCAACCTGTTCGACCGGAACGTGTACTCCTACCAGTTCGACGGGCAGTGGGGCAGCCTCGATCAGGCCACCGGCAGCGCCAGCCTCGCCGCGCAGGTCACCGGGAAGACCAAGTGGCACATCAACAGCGATGAACCCACGGTGCTGGACTACAACACCGAATTCAAGAGCGCCGGGCAGCTGACCAGCCTCTACGCCGCCGACGCCTTCCGCAGCAGCGACCACGACCCCATCCTGATCGGCCTGAACCTGACCGCCCAGACGCCCATCGTGGTCACGAACCCCACGACCACCCTGACGCCCGCCAGCGCCAGCGCGAACGTGAACCTGGGCAGCAGCGTCTCCGGGACCTTCACGACCAGCAGCACGGACGTCACCACGCTGAACGTCGCCACCACCCTCACCAAGACGGACGGCGCGGCCGCCGGGACCAACCCCACGGTCACGGCCCCCACGACCGCCGCTCCCAACGGCACCTTCGACGTGACGGTCACCGCCGCCGCCGACACCACCCCCGGCGCGTACCGCGTGACCGTGGGGACCAGCAGCGGCAGCGCCAGCGCCAGCGCCACCTACGACGTGAACGTGAACGGCATCCTGCTCAGCGCCCCCAGTAACCTCAGCTACGGCGCGGCCGACGCAGCGACCGGCGCGACGACCAGCGCCGCCGTGACCGCCTACGGTGCGGGCACTGTCAGCTACTCGGCCTCGGCCACGGGTGCCGGCGCTCCGAGCATCACCGTCACCCCCGGCACGACCACCGGCAACAGCACGCCCCTGACCGTCACCGCCACCGGCGGCAGCGCCGGCACGTACACGGCCACCCTGACGGCCACCGGCACGAACGGCCAGACGGCCAGCCGCACCTTCACCGTGACCGTCACGGCCGCGCCGACCGGCCGACTGGTGATCAGCGAGTTCCGTTTCCGCGGGCCTTCCGGCGGGAACGATGAGTTCGTCGAACTGGTCAACATGGGCACCGCGCCGCTGGATATCAGCGGGTACCTCATCCAGGGCAACAACAACAATGCGCTCACCTGGGGGACGAGAGCCACCGTTCCCACCAACACTGTGCTTCAGCCCGGACAGTTCTACCTGATGGTCAACAACACGGCGTCCGGAGGGTACAGCCTGACCACCACCGCGGCCGGTGACCTCACCACCACCTCCGGCACGTCCGACAACCGTGCGGTCCGCGTCACGACGGCGGGCGGCACGGTGCTGGACACGGTCGGCTTCGCCGCTACGACCGCCCAGGGCGTGCTGTGCGAGGGCACCTGCATCGCCAACGGCCCCACCAGCACAACGGCACAGATCAGCTGGGCGCGGAACGTCAGTGGCG
This is a stretch of genomic DNA from Deinococcus depolymerans. It encodes these proteins:
- a CDS encoding ExeM/NucH family extracellular endonuclease is translated as MARTESRALLLAGLLALSGCATTDAPTAAPTSTPSAARVLGLYELRVNGLSGPSAQATVRPASGLSTQAAEVTGGLSFTRTSMSNLVDETNRVVHMTATFTVTNTTQTPITLPTYIPVDTAGTGGTSGSTPFGEVRTRTGVPVSATGMQVEVAHQLSGGTIQADPNATPLRSGLDTGGLQVTTPAGQSVAGLSHQGWEGGVLAPGASQTISFAARVPLQGTQISDADPFAFKLVFAVADAPGQVALTNVASVQGSTPSGDAATPVSGQSVTVEGVVTAAFNASLQGFFLQEEGIDADGDATTSDGVFVYCGTAGCPGVNVGDRVRVTGTAAEFNAATQITTTAASVTTLASGVALPDAQTLTLPLNVTARERLEGMRVSVSGKVTNNFPLGRFGSFDIADDRVPNFTQLNAPDVAAYAAYQTDFKNRYIRIDDGNRQQNPDPEIFARGGQNLSAANTLRGGDTVQATGVLTWSNDSGTLTSGGSLYTYRVLAGQSDVQVTASNPRLSAPEAVGGTLRVGAMNVLNYFTSLVTSNTGCTPNGVGGSAARGANTCEEFLRQQDKIVAAISGLNADVLNLMEIQNDFDKGTNSSVAWLVNALNTKLGAGTYAYVNPGAKVGTDAISLAMIYKPAAVTPVGNLAILNNTFDPNYADTCNRPTWAQTFQSNANGGRFTAVAMHLKSKGSACAATSDADIGDGQGNGYKARRNAATAIANWLDTNPTGITEDDRILMGDYNAYAGEEPLTILAGRGYANLFDRNVYSYQFDGQWGSLDQATGSASLAAQVTGKTKWHINSDEPTVLDYNTEFKSAGQLTSLYAADAFRSSDHDPILIGLNLTAQTPIVVTNPTTTLTPASASANVNLGSSVSGTFTTSSTDVTTLNVATTLTKTDGAAAGTNPTVTAPTTAAPNGTFDVTVTAAADTTPGAYRVTVGTSSGSASASATYDVNVNGILLSAPSNLSYGAADAATGATTSAAVTAYGAGTVSYSASATGAGAPSITVTPGTTTGNSTPLTVTATGGSAGTYTATLTATGTNGQTASRTFTVTVTAAPTGRLVISEFRFRGPSGGNDEFVELVNMGTAPLDISGYLIQGNNNNALTWGTRATVPTNTVLQPGQFYLMVNNTASGGYSLTTTAAGDLTTTSGTSDNRAVRVTTAGGTVLDTVGFAATTAQGVLCEGTCIANGPTSTTAQISWARNVSGGQFVDTDNNASDFTYRDGAASGSANPQNRTVTFSGTN
- a CDS encoding PqqD family protein codes for the protein MWQGNEDVLVTDLDDELVLMHAGRSEMFSLNPAGRLLWQALPATEETLTALLAATFDLPGHQAQADVRAVLNDLAVRDLIRPG